Proteins encoded in a region of the Acidobacteriota bacterium genome:
- a CDS encoding type II toxin-antitoxin system VapC family toxin: MRVLLDTDAYSALKRAHPAVVDIIRRSDDVLLSTVVAGELLYGFRCGNRYERNRDELDQFAASPFVTVVPVTMATADRFSRIAAALKARGKPIPTNDIWIAAQAMETGAELLSFDRHYDRVDGLAWRPLSQS; this comes from the coding sequence ATGAGAGTCCTGCTCGATACGGATGCCTATTCAGCGCTCAAGCGGGCCCATCCCGCCGTCGTCGACATCATCCGGCGAAGCGATGACGTCCTGCTCTCGACGGTGGTTGCGGGGGAACTGCTCTACGGTTTCCGTTGCGGGAATCGCTATGAGCGCAACCGCGATGAACTGGACCAGTTCGCCGCAAGCCCGTTTGTGACCGTGGTCCCGGTCACGATGGCGACGGCCGACCGCTTCAGCCGCATTGCGGCCGCACTCAAAGCTCGCGGCAAGCCGATTCCCACCAATGACATATGGATCGCAGCACAGGCGATGGAAACCGGGGCCGAACTGCTGTCCTTCGATCGACACTACGACAGAGTAGACGGCCTGGCCTGGCGCCCGCTGTCCCAATCGTGA
- a CDS encoding sigma-70 family RNA polymerase sigma factor yields the protein MTPPPQQVTALLLAWGQGDESALEQLIPLVHDELRRLARRQMGRERAGHTLQATALVNEAYLRLVDVKRMQWQNRAHFFAMAARLMRRILVDFARSRHYKKRGGGAQRVSLDEALIVSPTQGEELVALDDALQTLAAVDARKSQVVEMRFFGGLSVEETAEALHVSVDTVMRDWKLAKVWLLRELKGARPDEA from the coding sequence ATGACTCCGCCTCCGCAGCAGGTGACCGCGTTGCTCCTGGCCTGGGGCCAGGGCGACGAAAGTGCGCTGGAGCAGTTGATTCCGCTGGTCCATGACGAACTGCGCCGGCTGGCGCGCCGGCAGATGGGGCGCGAGCGCGCGGGGCACACGCTCCAGGCCACCGCGCTGGTCAACGAGGCCTATCTGCGACTGGTGGACGTGAAGCGGATGCAGTGGCAGAACCGCGCCCACTTTTTCGCGATGGCAGCACGGTTGATGCGACGGATTCTGGTGGATTTCGCCCGGTCACGTCATTACAAGAAACGGGGTGGAGGCGCGCAGCGGGTATCGCTTGATGAGGCGTTGATCGTGTCCCCGACGCAGGGCGAGGAGTTGGTGGCGCTCGACGACGCGCTGCAGACGCTGGCTGCAGTCGATGCGCGGAAGAGCCAGGTGGTGGAGATGCGCTTCTTCGGGGGCTTGAGCGTTGAGGAAACGGCCGAAGCGCTGCATGTCTCGGTGGATACGGTGATGCGCGATTGGAAGCTGGCGAAAGTGTGGCTCTTGCGCGAGTTGAAGGGAGCGCGTCCGGATGAAGCCTGA
- a CDS encoding protein kinase, which yields MKPDRFQRVEAIYHAAVAREPGERAAFLDDACGDDQALRREVESLLAHEEEAKPFLSTPALEVAARLIENPREASDDSLTQQSQALVGAMIAHYRIIEKLGEGGMGVVYKARDTKLQRDVAIKVLPDAVAADPDRLARFEREARALAALNHPHICTLYDVGRDVPTNQAGVGEEGGHAGTPQGAAIDYLVMEHLEGETLAKRLEKRSSASTALRAAGKPPLRVEEALAIGAQIADAVAAAHEAGIIHRDLKPANIKVRDDGTVKVLDFGLAKMFGPPGDSNADPMNSPTVTARAMRMGLILGTAAYMAPEQARGKTVDRRADVWAFGVVLFEMLAGTRPFVGDDVTDVLAAVVGTEPDWNALPATTPPIVRRLLMRCLTKDPRQRLHDIADARLEIDDAIGRAAEPQSIAATAAPSRRRERIVWTIGVTVVALALVALASVAYFGRGSQPASAGVTRSLISVAPADQLRASNSMEGDGEGRPSRTAMALSPDGQSLVFSAIRGDKQQLFLRALDELEVVPMAGTEGADSPFFSPDGKWVGFWAKGALRKAPLSGGAATTICDTAAIYGASWGSNDTIVYARTRGGLWLIPSGGGTPQPLTTLDAKTGEYSHRLPQFLPDGQAVVFTTVRHGLPDWRDARLWIVSLTSGERRELGQGADARYASSGHLVFVRSGTLVAVPFDLTKKEVTGNSLTMLDDVMQAANMPNTSVETGAGQFSLSSSGSLVYLPGGIFPDAERTIISVDRAGAALRVLPGPLRPYQAPLLSPRDQSQLVVWTQGVDRRVWTYDIARGTLTPLTTAGRNSRAIWTPDGKRITFAGASAGADNLFWIPSDRSGPVERLTMSTNVQLPSSWSPDGRTLAFVELGGPTPSFDVMALSLDGDRRPTPILQTRASERYPEFSPDSRYLAYTSDESGRDEVYVQPYPGPGFRKQISTEGGYAPAWSRDARELFYAMSTGSNVRMTTRMMAVSITLTPSFEAGTPHKLFEGRYWMQVATRGYDVTADGRRFFLTQTKERPPLHVTQMILVQNWFEELKAKVPPGR from the coding sequence ATGAAGCCTGATCGGTTTCAGCGCGTCGAGGCGATCTATCACGCGGCGGTCGCGCGTGAGCCGGGCGAGCGCGCCGCCTTCCTCGACGATGCCTGCGGCGATGACCAGGCGCTGCGGCGCGAGGTCGAGTCGCTGCTCGCGCACGAGGAGGAGGCGAAGCCGTTCCTGAGCACGCCGGCCCTGGAGGTGGCGGCGCGCCTGATCGAGAATCCGCGTGAGGCGTCGGATGACAGCCTCACGCAACAGTCTCAGGCCCTGGTCGGCGCGATGATCGCGCACTACCGCATCATCGAGAAGCTCGGCGAAGGCGGGATGGGGGTGGTCTACAAGGCCCGCGACACCAAGCTCCAGCGCGACGTCGCCATCAAGGTGCTGCCCGACGCGGTGGCCGCCGATCCCGATCGACTGGCACGCTTCGAGCGCGAGGCGCGGGCGCTCGCGGCGCTCAATCATCCGCACATCTGCACACTTTACGACGTGGGTCGAGACGTGCCGACGAACCAGGCGGGAGTGGGGGAGGAAGGCGGGCACGCAGGCACACCGCAAGGCGCGGCCATCGACTACCTCGTGATGGAACATCTCGAGGGCGAGACGCTGGCGAAGCGCCTCGAGAAACGGAGTAGCGCTTCGACTGCGCTCAGGGCAGCCGGGAAGCCGCCCCTGCGCGTCGAAGAAGCGCTCGCGATCGGCGCGCAGATCGCCGACGCGGTCGCGGCCGCACACGAGGCGGGCATCATCCACCGCGATCTGAAGCCCGCGAACATCAAGGTCCGTGACGACGGCACCGTGAAGGTGTTGGATTTCGGACTCGCGAAGATGTTCGGGCCGCCCGGCGATTCGAATGCCGACCCGATGAACTCGCCGACGGTGACGGCTCGCGCCATGCGAATGGGCCTCATTCTCGGCACGGCTGCGTACATGGCGCCCGAGCAGGCCAGAGGGAAGACCGTCGACAGGCGCGCCGACGTCTGGGCGTTTGGCGTCGTGCTCTTCGAGATGCTCGCCGGCACACGGCCGTTCGTCGGCGACGATGTGACCGACGTCCTGGCGGCTGTGGTGGGGACAGAGCCCGACTGGAATGCGCTGCCGGCGACGACGCCGCCGATCGTGCGGCGGCTCCTTATGCGCTGCCTGACGAAAGATCCCAGGCAGCGTCTGCACGACATCGCCGACGCGCGGCTGGAGATCGACGATGCGATCGGTCGAGCGGCGGAACCGCAGTCGATTGCGGCGACGGCGGCACCTTCTCGGCGCCGCGAGCGAATCGTGTGGACAATCGGTGTCACCGTCGTCGCGCTGGCGCTCGTCGCCCTCGCCAGTGTCGCGTACTTTGGTCGGGGATCGCAGCCGGCATCGGCAGGAGTCACGCGGTCGCTGATCAGCGTCGCACCGGCGGATCAGCTTCGGGCGAGCAATTCGATGGAAGGAGATGGCGAGGGGCGTCCCAGTCGCACGGCGATGGCCCTGTCGCCGGACGGGCAGTCGCTGGTATTCAGCGCGATTCGCGGCGACAAGCAGCAGTTATTCCTCCGCGCCCTCGACGAGCTCGAGGTTGTGCCGATGGCCGGAACGGAAGGCGCAGACAGTCCTTTCTTTTCGCCCGACGGGAAGTGGGTCGGTTTCTGGGCCAAGGGCGCTCTGAGGAAGGCTCCTCTCAGCGGCGGCGCGGCGACGACAATCTGTGACACTGCTGCAATCTACGGTGCCAGTTGGGGCTCGAACGACACGATTGTCTATGCTCGCACGAGGGGCGGGCTGTGGCTGATCCCATCCGGAGGCGGCACCCCGCAGCCGCTGACGACGCTCGACGCGAAGACGGGTGAATACAGCCATCGGCTCCCGCAGTTTCTCCCGGACGGCCAGGCCGTAGTCTTTACCACAGTGCGTCATGGCCTCCCGGATTGGAGAGACGCCCGGCTCTGGATCGTATCCCTCACCAGCGGCGAACGCCGGGAACTCGGCCAAGGTGCCGACGCCAGGTACGCCTCGAGCGGCCACCTGGTTTTCGTGCGCTCCGGGACGCTTGTCGCTGTGCCGTTCGATCTGACAAAGAAGGAAGTGACCGGCAATTCGCTCACGATGCTGGATGATGTGATGCAGGCCGCCAATATGCCCAACACTTCGGTTGAGACGGGCGCCGGCCAGTTCAGTCTATCCAGCTCCGGGTCGCTCGTATACCTGCCGGGCGGCATCTTTCCAGACGCTGAGCGCACGATCATCTCGGTCGATCGGGCAGGCGCGGCGCTGCGGGTCCTGCCCGGCCCCCTTCGTCCGTACCAGGCGCCGCTACTCTCACCGCGGGACCAGTCCCAGCTAGTCGTCTGGACCCAGGGCGTCGATCGCAGGGTGTGGACGTACGACATCGCCCGAGGCACGCTGACCCCGCTGACTACTGCGGGCAGGAACTCGAGAGCGATCTGGACGCCCGATGGGAAGCGCATTACATTCGCCGGTGCGTCGGCCGGCGCGGACAACCTGTTTTGGATCCCGTCTGATCGCAGTGGCCCGGTCGAACGACTAACCATGAGCACGAATGTTCAACTGCCGAGCTCATGGTCGCCTGACGGGCGAACGCTGGCGTTTGTCGAGCTTGGTGGGCCGACGCCGTCTTTCGACGTGATGGCGCTGTCGCTGGATGGAGACCGCCGGCCCACGCCAATTCTCCAAACGCGGGCCAGCGAGAGGTACCCGGAGTTCTCCCCGGACAGCCGGTACCTTGCGTACACGTCGGACGAGTCCGGCCGCGACGAAGTGTACGTGCAGCCGTATCCCGGCCCAGGGTTTCGCAAACAGATCTCAACCGAGGGTGGCTACGCGCCGGCGTGGTCGAGAGACGCTCGCGAACTCTTCTACGCGATGTCGACAGGTTCGAACGTTCGCATGACGACCCGCATGATGGCTGTCTCGATCACGCTGACGCCATCGTTCGAGGCTGGGACGCCGCACAAGCTGTTCGAGGGGCGGTACTGGATGCAGGTCGCCACGCGCGGTTACGACGTCACGGCTGACGGACGACGATTCTTCCTCACACAGACCAAAGAGCGCCCGCCTCTCCACGTGACTCAGATGATTCTGGTGCAGAACTGGTTCGAGGAACTGAAGGCGAAGGTGCCGCCGGGCCGCTGA
- a CDS encoding homoserine dehydrogenase: MVYLDLALVGFGHVGRRFARLLQEKNARLRGDYGLSWRVVGIATRSHGTAFDAGGLDLEKALKLAEAGLSLGLLTQPDAGRSLGPEATGLALVKHATAETRRRQAQQLVVVETTLLDIKAGQPATDHVVAALRGGAHVVTANKGPVAFAYRELETAAELAHRRFLFEGAVMDGVPIFNLVRETLPAADILGFRGVINSTTNFVLTAMEAGQSCQDALAEMQQAGIAEADPSFDIDGWDAAAKTAALINVLMHGSVTPLAIDRTGIGGITIDRVREAVGRGKRLRLVATAEHRDGHPVGRVAPVELDAADPLAQLTGMQNLLILRTDVLGEVGIHQLEGGLTQTAYALLTDLVTIARGTREE; the protein is encoded by the coding sequence ATGGTGTATCTCGATCTCGCGCTCGTCGGGTTCGGCCATGTCGGCCGGCGTTTCGCGCGCCTGCTGCAGGAGAAGAACGCGCGGCTGCGCGGCGACTATGGGCTGAGCTGGCGTGTGGTCGGCATCGCGACACGCAGCCACGGCACGGCGTTCGACGCGGGCGGCCTCGATCTCGAGAAGGCGCTCAAGCTGGCGGAGGCGGGCCTGTCGCTCGGCCTGCTGACCCAGCCCGACGCGGGGCGATCGCTTGGACCCGAGGCCACAGGCCTGGCGCTCGTCAAGCATGCGACCGCCGAGACCAGGCGGCGGCAAGCGCAGCAACTCGTCGTGGTCGAGACGACGCTGCTCGACATCAAGGCCGGGCAGCCGGCAACCGATCACGTGGTCGCCGCGCTCCGTGGAGGCGCTCACGTCGTCACGGCCAACAAGGGGCCCGTGGCATTCGCCTACCGCGAGCTCGAGACGGCTGCCGAGCTTGCACATCGCCGATTCCTGTTCGAGGGCGCCGTGATGGACGGCGTTCCCATCTTCAACCTGGTTCGCGAAACCCTGCCCGCCGCGGACATCCTGGGATTCCGGGGTGTGATCAACAGCACCACCAACTTCGTCCTCACCGCCATGGAGGCGGGGCAAAGCTGTCAGGACGCGCTGGCCGAAATGCAGCAGGCGGGCATCGCCGAGGCCGACCCGTCGTTCGACATCGATGGCTGGGACGCGGCAGCCAAGACGGCGGCGCTCATCAATGTGCTGATGCACGGGTCGGTGACGCCGCTCGCGATCGATCGAACGGGCATCGGCGGGATCACGATCGATCGGGTGCGGGAGGCCGTCGGTCGGGGGAAGCGGCTGCGCCTGGTCGCCACGGCCGAGCACCGCGACGGACACCCGGTCGGGCGGGTGGCTCCCGTTGAGCTGGACGCCGCCGATCCGCTGGCTCAACTGACGGGCATGCAGAACCTGCTCATCCTCCGTACGGACGTGCTGGGCGAGGTTGGCATCCATCAGCTCGAAGGCGGCCTCACCCAGACCGCGTACGCGCTGCTGACCGACCTGGTCACGATTGCGCGGGGAACCCGGGAGGAGTGA
- a CDS encoding SUMF1/EgtB/PvdO family nonheme iron enzyme: MAALLPELARIPAGPFLMGADEGDAHQQPAHVVTLDEFLISASPVTNAEYARFVQATARRSPCIWELPAIAQFAPGDSFRELAAPYCWEGTEPPAGKSDHPVVLVTYEDASEYCRWLKHETGWQFRLPTEAESEKAARGGLEGQRYPWGDGLDSSAAAFLPDPSLKAREGTHTVKSSPPNGYGVFDAAGHVWTWVADWYRADYYTVSDSRNPRGPASGSLRLLRGGAWTNTDERYLRCACRHAVPPDTYSYSIGFRVARAVQT; this comes from the coding sequence ATGGCAGCTCTTCTTCCGGAATTGGCGCGCATCCCGGCCGGTCCCTTCCTGATGGGAGCCGATGAGGGTGACGCTCACCAGCAGCCCGCGCACGTCGTCACGCTCGACGAGTTCCTGATTAGTGCGAGCCCGGTGACCAATGCCGAGTACGCCCGGTTCGTCCAGGCGACCGCGCGCCGGAGCCCGTGCATCTGGGAGCTTCCTGCGATCGCGCAGTTCGCGCCAGGCGACAGCTTCCGCGAGCTTGCCGCGCCGTACTGCTGGGAGGGGACCGAGCCGCCGGCGGGCAAGAGTGATCACCCGGTGGTGCTGGTGACCTACGAAGATGCCAGCGAGTACTGCCGATGGCTCAAGCACGAAACGGGCTGGCAGTTCAGGCTTCCGACCGAGGCCGAATCCGAAAAAGCGGCCAGGGGTGGATTGGAAGGGCAGCGCTACCCGTGGGGCGACGGCCTCGATTCGTCGGCTGCCGCGTTCCTCCCGGATCCGTCGCTCAAGGCCAGGGAGGGTACGCACACGGTGAAGTCGAGTCCGCCTAACGGGTACGGCGTGTTCGATGCGGCCGGCCATGTCTGGACGTGGGTGGCCGACTGGTACCGCGCCGACTACTACACCGTCAGCGATTCACGGAATCCGCGCGGCCCGGCCTCTGGTTCGCTGCGTCTGCTGCGGGGCGGCGCGTGGACCAACACCGATGAGCGGTACCTGCGGTGTGCGTGCCGGCACGCCGTTCCGCCCGACACGTACAGTTACAGCATCGGGTTCAGGGTCGCCCGCGCGGTCCAGACATGA
- a CDS encoding Fic family protein translates to MTAQARRQPHGRRVRCRGGYQAYVPNPLPPPLDWSAGLVAALSRADLAIGRLAGEGRRLPNPHLLIRPFIRREAVLSSRIEGTQATLGELLAAEAGAIVDRSPADLREVANYVVALEHGLARLPDLPLSLRLVGELHEKLMQGVRGDVATPGEVRRSQNWIGRAGSTLANATFVPPPPDRLMECLGAWETFLHDDSMPPLVQVALAHSQFEAIHPYLDGNGRVGRLLITLLLVARNVLPSPLLYVSAYFEATRPEYYARLLAVTEAGEWEEWLNYFFRGVTTQAEDALGRIQRIDALLKEWRGQLTRSSSRLPERALDLFVENPFWTVNRLGERLSVAFTTAQRAIDRLESAGVVAQVTESRRNRVYCAKAILDILEESPHLPAARGTRPKKSHG, encoded by the coding sequence ATGACCGCTCAGGCCAGGCGCCAGCCGCACGGCCGCCGCGTTCGCTGCCGGGGCGGCTACCAGGCGTACGTTCCGAACCCGCTTCCGCCGCCTCTTGACTGGAGCGCCGGGCTGGTGGCGGCGCTGTCGCGCGCGGACCTCGCAATCGGCCGGCTGGCTGGCGAGGGTCGACGGCTGCCCAACCCGCACCTGCTCATCCGGCCGTTCATCCGGCGCGAGGCGGTCCTCTCGAGCCGCATCGAGGGAACCCAGGCGACCCTGGGCGAACTGCTCGCGGCCGAAGCCGGCGCTATCGTCGATCGTAGCCCCGCCGATCTGCGGGAGGTCGCCAACTACGTCGTCGCGCTCGAGCACGGCTTGGCGCGCCTCCCGGATCTGCCCCTCTCGCTCCGCTTGGTCGGGGAACTCCACGAGAAGCTCATGCAGGGCGTGCGCGGCGATGTGGCGACACCGGGCGAGGTACGGCGCAGCCAGAACTGGATCGGACGCGCGGGAAGTACGCTGGCGAACGCCACATTCGTTCCACCGCCACCCGACCGCCTCATGGAGTGCCTCGGCGCCTGGGAGACGTTCCTGCACGACGACTCGATGCCGCCGCTCGTGCAAGTGGCGCTCGCGCACTCACAGTTCGAGGCGATCCACCCGTACCTCGACGGCAACGGACGCGTGGGCCGGTTGCTCATCACGTTGCTCCTGGTCGCCCGGAACGTGCTGCCTTCGCCGCTCCTGTACGTCAGCGCCTACTTTGAGGCGACCCGCCCCGAGTACTACGCGCGGCTTCTGGCCGTCACAGAGGCGGGCGAGTGGGAGGAGTGGCTCAACTACTTCTTCCGCGGCGTGACGACGCAGGCTGAGGACGCGCTGGGCCGCATCCAACGGATCGATGCACTGCTCAAGGAATGGCGCGGGCAGCTGACCAGGTCATCGTCGCGGCTGCCGGAGCGGGCGCTGGATCTGTTTGTAGAGAATCCATTCTGGACCGTAAACAGGCTGGGTGAGCGCCTCAGCGTTGCCTTCACAACCGCTCAGCGCGCGATCGACCGTCTGGAATCCGCCGGGGTAGTCGCGCAGGTGACGGAGTCCCGACGCAACCGGGTCTACTGCGCGAAGGCCATCCTCGACATCCTTGAGGAGTCACCGCACCTGCCCGCCGCACGAGGCACGCGCCCGAAGAAAAGCCACGGATGA
- a CDS encoding aminotransferase class I/II-fold pyridoxal phosphate-dependent enzyme, with protein sequence MRIPRFAMERMQSTYENLVDYNLSESGVHPMRVDELVDDPADRAGLLAQELLYTQSNGTIELRERIAALYPGATPDHVEVTNGGSEANFVTMWHLIEPGDQVVMMVPNYGQTLGLVEGFGGDMRPWPLRMTVDCRRWVVDLDHLRTLVTPKTRMIVICNPNNPTGARVGAADLDGICQIAAKYGAWVLADEIYRGAEFDGVETSSVWGRYDRVIITSGLSKAYGLPGLRIGWIVSAPPVVAATWAHHDYTTIGPGALSDRLARHALTPIVRARILRRTRGILTANLPVMTGWLDAHGDRFTYAMPEAGAIVYVKYCDTINSVDLVDRLREEKSVLIVPGDHFGMDGYLRIGFGSEVRYLRDGLDRLADLLRGLPAGKEQ encoded by the coding sequence ATGCGTATTCCCCGGTTCGCGATGGAACGGATGCAGTCCACGTATGAGAATCTGGTGGACTACAACCTGTCGGAAAGTGGCGTCCACCCGATGCGGGTGGACGAGTTGGTCGACGATCCCGCCGATCGCGCGGGCTTGCTCGCTCAGGAACTCCTCTACACGCAATCGAACGGCACGATCGAATTGCGCGAGCGGATCGCGGCGCTGTATCCGGGCGCCACGCCGGATCACGTCGAGGTCACCAACGGCGGCTCCGAGGCGAACTTCGTGACGATGTGGCACCTGATTGAACCGGGCGACCAGGTTGTGATGATGGTGCCGAACTACGGCCAGACCCTCGGGCTGGTGGAAGGATTTGGCGGCGACATGCGGCCCTGGCCGCTGCGCATGACGGTGGACTGCCGGCGGTGGGTGGTCGATCTCGATCACCTGCGTACGCTGGTGACGCCGAAGACACGGATGATCGTGATCTGCAACCCGAACAACCCGACGGGTGCGCGGGTCGGCGCCGCGGATCTGGACGGCATCTGCCAGATCGCCGCGAAGTACGGCGCCTGGGTTCTGGCCGACGAGATCTACCGGGGCGCCGAGTTCGACGGCGTCGAGACCAGTTCGGTGTGGGGCCGCTACGATCGCGTCATCATCACCAGCGGCCTCTCGAAGGCCTACGGCCTGCCCGGATTGCGCATCGGCTGGATCGTCAGCGCACCTCCCGTCGTCGCCGCGACCTGGGCCCATCACGACTACACCACGATCGGGCCGGGCGCACTCAGCGACCGGCTCGCGCGGCACGCGCTCACGCCGATTGTGCGCGCCAGAATCCTGCGGCGTACGCGCGGCATCCTGACGGCCAATCTGCCGGTGATGACCGGCTGGCTCGACGCCCACGGCGACCGGTTCACCTACGCCATGCCCGAGGCCGGCGCGATTGTGTACGTCAAGTATTGCGACACGATCAACTCTGTCGACCTGGTCGATCGACTGCGCGAAGAGAAGAGCGTGCTGATCGTGCCGGGGGATCATTTCGGCATGGACGGCTACCTGCGCATCGGCTTCGGCAGCGAAGTGAGATACCTGCGCGACGGGCTCGATCGGCTGGCGGACCTGCTGCGGGGGCTACCGGCCGGCAAGGAACAGTGA
- the moeB gene encoding molybdopterin-synthase adenylyltransferase MoeB: MRPLPELDRDEIARYSRQLILPEIGVDGQRRLKAGRVLVVGAGGLGSPVALYLAAAGVGTLGLVDFDTVDLSNLHRQILHGTPDVGRSKLASASDRIAAINPNVEVRRHEGALASANALDVVRDYDVVVDGTDNFPTRYLVNDACVLLGKPNAYGAIFRFEGQASVFAAKDGPCYRCLYPEPPPPGLVPSCAEAGVLGVLPGLIGTIQATEAIKLLVGIGEPLVGRLLVYDALRLRFQELRLQKDPDCPVCGTHPTIRELVDYNAFCGMTPARAGDVDFDISPADLKARMDRGEALFLLDVREPQEYQVARLPGGVLIPPGELVARQGELDSDAEIVAYCHYGVRSANATAYLRNAGFSRVRNLAGGIEAWSLTIDPTVPRY; this comes from the coding sequence ATGCGTCCGCTTCCCGAACTGGACCGCGACGAGATTGCCAGGTACAGCCGCCAGCTGATCCTTCCCGAGATTGGTGTCGATGGCCAACGGCGGCTCAAGGCCGGCCGGGTGCTCGTTGTTGGTGCCGGCGGGCTCGGGTCGCCGGTCGCGTTGTATCTGGCGGCTGCGGGAGTCGGGACGCTCGGCCTGGTCGATTTCGACACCGTCGATCTCAGCAACCTGCATCGCCAGATTCTGCATGGCACGCCAGATGTCGGACGGTCAAAACTCGCATCCGCGAGCGACCGGATCGCAGCCATCAATCCGAACGTCGAGGTCCGACGGCACGAAGGCGCGCTCGCCTCCGCCAACGCGCTCGATGTCGTTCGCGACTACGACGTAGTCGTGGACGGCACCGATAACTTCCCGACTCGGTACCTGGTGAACGACGCGTGCGTGCTGCTTGGCAAGCCCAACGCCTATGGCGCGATCTTCAGATTCGAAGGGCAGGCGTCGGTGTTTGCCGCCAAGGATGGCCCCTGCTACCGCTGTTTGTACCCTGAGCCGCCGCCGCCAGGCCTCGTGCCGTCGTGTGCCGAAGCCGGCGTCCTCGGCGTGTTGCCGGGACTCATCGGAACGATTCAGGCCACCGAAGCGATCAAGCTGCTGGTTGGGATAGGCGAACCGCTTGTCGGCCGGCTGCTCGTGTACGACGCACTGCGCCTGCGATTCCAGGAACTTCGGCTGCAGAAGGACCCCGACTGTCCGGTGTGCGGCACGCATCCGACGATTCGCGAACTCGTTGACTACAACGCGTTCTGCGGGATGACGCCGGCCCGCGCCGGCGACGTTGACTTCGACATCAGTCCGGCGGATCTCAAAGCGCGCATGGATCGGGGCGAGGCACTGTTCCTGCTCGATGTGCGGGAGCCCCAGGAGTACCAGGTCGCGAGGCTTCCGGGCGGTGTCCTGATTCCGCCGGGAGAATTGGTGGCGCGGCAGGGCGAGCTCGATTCCGACGCCGAGATCGTCGCGTATTGCCACTACGGCGTTCGGAGCGCGAATGCCACCGCGTATCTGAGGAACGCGGGCTTCTCGCGAGTCCGAAATCTGGCTGGCGGAATCGAAGCCTGGAGTCTCACGATCGATCCCACCGTGCCGCGGTACTGA